The Chloroflexota bacterium DNA window GTTTCTGTCTGGCACTCGCGGCGGCGCGACCTCGGTTTAATGGAGTCCTTCCAGGAGGTCGTCAGAGTTGCCCAAAAGACCGGGGTGAAGGCGCATTTCTCACACTACGCGGTGTCCGACCTGGAAAATAAGGGCAAATCGGTAGAAATGCTGGCGCTCATCGATGAAGCGCGAGCTAACGGCATTGACATCACCTTTGACAGCTACCCTTACATTGCCCAGAGCACGCTATTGCTTCTCTTCCTGCCACGCTGGGTACACGAAGGCGGACCGGACGCCATCCTAGAGAGGCTAAGCAATTCAGAAACAAAGGAAAAGATATGTACTGATATAAGGTCGAAAAATATTCCCTGGGATAAAGTCGTCCTGACCTGTGTGCCCTCGGCGAAGAACAGCATCTATGTTGGCCAGACCATACTTGGGGCTGCGGAGATGGCGGGCAAGGAGGTGGTCGAATTCGTCTGCGACCTGCTGCAGGAAGAGGAGCTGGCGGTGGGCCACCTTGGCCTTCTTGGCAACGAGGAGGACCTGCAGCGCATCATGAAGCACCCGTGCCACATGTCGGGCAGCGACGGCATCCTCGTCGGGGACAGGCCCAATCCCCGCGCCTGGGGTACTTTTCCGCGCTATATAGCGCGCTACAGTCGCGAACTGGGCGTGCTAAGCCTGGAGGAAGTTATCCGCCATATTGCAACAGCACCGGCGCAGCGCCTTGGTTTACACGACCGCGGCCTGGTAAAAGAAGGCCTGGCCGCCGACCTGGTGGTCTTCAACCCGGAGACAGTAGCTGATAAAGCCACCTTTGAAGAGCCAAAGCAGTACCCGGTCGGCATTGACTACGTGCTGGTCAATGGTACGGTGGTTGTGGATAAGGGGAAACATACGGGGGTGCTGAAGGGGCGGGCTCTGCTTAACATTAATTGACACTTATGTTAAAATATAAAGCTTGAGCGGAGGAGTGTAGCTCAGTTTGGTAGAGCAGCGGTCTCCAAAACCGCCGGTCGGGGGTTCGAGTCCTCCCACTCCTGCCAGTAAGAGTGTGCCGAGGTGGCGGAACTGGTAGACGCGCTAGCTTGAGGGGCTAGTGAGCGCAAGCTCGTGGGGGTTCAAATCCCCCCTTCGGCACCAATTGAATAAGCGGAAGTGGCTCAGTGGTAGAGCATCTCCTTGCCAAGGAGAGGGTCGCGAGTTCGAATCTCGTCTTCCGCTCCAGAGGCGACGTAGCCAAGTGGATAAGGCGGGGGTCTGCAAAACCCCTATTCACCGGTTCGAATCCGGTCGTCGCCTCCAATTTTTTCTAGCTCAATAAGAATTGAAAGAAGCGATTTTCTCCAGCGGCTCCCGGTCGTGCGTAGACTTCACCTTTTTTCTATCGTAGTAGCCCACAGCAATCAGGATGTCTATCTTTTTCCCTTTCGGAATACCGAGCACCTGCTTCACCGCTGATTCTTTGAACCAGCCTATCCAGCAGGTACCGAGTCCCAGCTCTTCCGCCTGCAGGACAAAATGCTCGCCGGCGATGCCGATGTCAATGAGATAGTACCTTGTCCCCCGGAACATGCCGCCGATGCGGGCCAGGAACCTGCCTTTCTCCGAGACAATGACAACGATAACCGGCGCCTGTTTACAGAAGGCGTTGATGAAATACATGCCGCGGAAAGCTCTTTCACACAGCCTTTTTTTCAGTTCTGGCTCGTCAACGACGATGAACTTCCATGGCTGCGAATTGCAGGCGGAGGGAGCTGCCCGTGCCGCTTCCAGGCACATCATGATTTTTTCCCGTTCCACGGGTTTTTCCAGGAAACGGCGAACGCTTTTCCGCTGTTTTATCAGGTCAAAAAGTGTCATAACGTGCCTACGGTATACCCAGTATGAGGCCGATGGGACAGTGGTCGGAGCCCATAACCTCGGGCAGGGTGAACGCCTCGTTGATAAAGGGCAGCAGGTTTTCAGTGACGAAAAAGTAGTCCAGCCGCCAGCCGACATTCCTTTCCCTAGCTTTTGTTTTGTAGTCCCACCAGGTATACTGGTCCGGCTCCGGGTGGAAATGGCGAAACGTATCTACATAGCCATGAGCGACCAGCTTATCCAGCCAGGCCCGCTCCATGGGCAGAAATCCGGAAATTTTCTCGTTTTCCTTGGGCCGGGCGATGTCAATCTCTTTGTGCGCCGTGTTGAAATCGCCGCAGATAATAAGTCGGTCGCCCCTTTGCCGCATGGGCTCAACGAAGTCGAAGAAGGCGTCGTAGAAGTCCATCTTGTATTTAAGCCGTATGGCATCCTTCTTGCCATTGGGGAAATACACATTGAACAGCGTAAATTCAGGGTACTCGCTGATGATGACCCTGCCCTCAACGTCAAATTCGGCAACGCCGATGCTGGTTTGAATACCTGTTGGCTTCCCTTTGGTAAAGGTGGCCACGCCGCCATAGCCCTTCCGTTCCGGGTAGTTCCAGTAAACCTGGTAGTTTCCGGGTTCGCGCAGGCCAGCATCAAGCTGGTCCGGTGTGGCCTTGGTTTCCTGAAGACAGAGGATATTCGGCGACTCTTTATCCAGCCATTCGATGAAACTGTGCCTCTGCGCTGCCCTGACGCCGTTCACGTTCCAGCAGAGAATTTTGAACTTTTTCACCACACCTCTCCACCCAGAACCTTGAGCTTTAGCCTATCGATTTTTCAATCTCGTCTACTTTTTGCGGGGTCATGGGCAGCTCCGCGTTTTCCAGCACCGAGGTAAGCATGCGCAGGTTATCATTGGAGACGATGTTTTCCGTGGACGCTTCAATGCACAGTCTTTCGCCGGGCACCGTGTCCCGAAGCAGATTCAGTGCGTGTTTCCTGGTAGCCTCCGGCCCCATCATGTATACCGAGCCCGGGAAACCCACCCAGATTACTTTGTCCGGCCAGCAGGCAAGCGCTTCCCCGATGGAAAGGTCGCCCATTGGCGGCGGTGTCAACGCCTCGATAATGTCCAGCGGGGTTTTCGCAATCAGGTCTTTGAGCACCCCCACCCTGCCGTCCATATGACTGGCCAGCAGCTTGCCGTGCTTATGGCAGATTTTGGCCATTTTTTCGTACTCGGGCATGAAGTATTTCTCAAAGAGCCTCGGGTTGACCAGCACCCCATCGATGTTATCACCGCACCAGGTGATGTCCGCCGGCGATTTGGCGCCTATCTCGTACATTGCCTCGCGGCTCTTGGCAATAGCCTGATACAAATCCTCCACCAGGTCCGGATACTTGGCATGATGAATGAAAAATCTGCCCCCCTCACTCCCTACCCAGTCGATCATCAGTGTCTGCATCGGCTGGTGCGGCTGAATGTCCATGACGATGCCTTCATCGCCCAGCCAGTTCTTGGCCTGCTCAAGGGGGTAGTAGTCGGCAATATATTCGGTATGCTCCACGATGTATTTCACAACCCCATAGTCTTCCGGTTCTTTTATCAGGCGCGCAGTATGCCAGGGTGTTATGTCATTCCAGCCGCGCATACCATGCCATTGACCCGTGCCAGGTGCCCTCATCTCATCCTGGTAAACCGTCCCCACCGGTGTGGAAAAAACACGGTGGTACACCGTCTTCCCGTCTTTTTTCAGCCACTGTTCTGTGATATCCACGTCATGAATCTTCACCACATAACTGGGCCTTGCCCAGCTGATTCCCATCCCCCGGTTGCGACACTCACGCTCGGCCCAGCCGGTCTGCATATGACGCCAGTTGTGGAAGAAGGGCAACCTGTCCACGCGCTCCCGGTGGCTGGCCTTCAAAATCCTCTCTCGACGTGTCATCTCGGCCATTCTAGTTCCTCCTCTCCTGAGAACTGACCCATTCCACACACTTCTTAACGCCTTCCAGGGCATTGACCGCCTTGTGGTCAGCGCCGATGCTGGCAGCGAACTCCTCCGTTACCGGTGTGCCACCGAGAATAACCTTGACCTTTTCCCTCATGCTGCTCGCTTTCAGCGCCTCGATTACCTCGCCCATTTTGGGCATGGTGAGCGTGAGCAGCGCCGACATCCCCACAATTGACGGCTGGTGCTCCTTTATGGCGGTGATTATCTTTTCCGTGGCGACATCAACGCCCAGGTCAATCACTTCGAAACCCTGCACCCGCAGGAGGCTGGTGACGATATTCTTGCCCAGGTCATGGTGGTCTCCTTCCACGGTAGCGATTACCACCTTGCCCAGTTTGCTGGCGCTCTCGCCTTTGATGAACGGCGTCACCACCTTTACCCCTTCTCTCATCACCTCCGCCGCCACCACGAGCTCGGAAAGGAAATATTCACCCTTTTCAAACTTGTCGCCCACAATTGCCATGCCCGGAACCATGCCCTCATTAATGGCCTTATTCGGGTCGATGCCGGCTTCCATGGCCTCTCCGGCTGCCTTGGCTACCCCATCGAAATCAAGGCTGATGATGCTCTCCTTCAGTGCTGCCAAATACTTATCTTCACCCAATGACTGCCTCCTGAATCGATAGAATTACGCCTATGTTAACTTCAGTTTAGCTTACTGCCAAATCAAAGCGCACTGCGGTATATCTTTTCCACGTCCGCTTCGGTCAGGTCGCGCGGATTGGGGACAAAAAGGCGACTCTGCTTCATGCCGCCGGCCACGAGCCTGGGGAGGTCATCAGCCGAGATGCCGCAGGCGCCCAATTTGTCGGGTATGCCGATATCTTCAAGCAACCGATGCAGCCTGATAACGAGGCGTTCTGCCGCCTGGAAATCGGACAGGCCATCGGTTATTTCTCCCATCGCCTGTGCAATGCGGGCATATTTGTTCAAATCGCCCGTTTTATTGTAATCGACCACGTAGGGCAGCATGATGGCATTGGTCCGGCCGTGCGACATATGATACTCGGTATCCAGCACATAGGCCAGCGCGTGAACCGCCCCCACCCCACCGCTGCCGAATGCCAGCCCGGCCACCGTTGCCCCCAGCGACATGTTATATCTGGCTTCCACATTCTCCGCCTTGGCGTAAGCTACCGGCAAGTTCTCGCCAATCAAGCGGATAGCCTCCAGGGCCAGAACATCGCCGAAGGGAGTTGAAGTGCGGGAAACATATGTCTCCACAGCATGGGTCAGTGCGTCCGCGCCAGTATCTGCCGTCAACTTCGGTGGCATGGATAAGGTGAGCAGCGGGTCAACAATAGCTACATCGGCCAGATTATAATAGCTGAAAATGACTTTCTTATCATTATCTTCCTCGTCGGTTACCACAAACACCCAGGTGACTTCGCTGCCGGTGCCTGCCGTGGTGGGTATTAAGATTTTAGGGATTCCGGCGCGGGGAACCATCTCCCTGCCAACATAATCAAGCACCTTGCCGCCATTGGTGGCCACTATGGAAGCGCCCTTGGCAACGTCCAGCGAGCTGCCCCCACCCACCCCGATGATAATATCATAATGGTTTTCATTGACTTCCCTGGCACATTCATCCACCACGCGGGCCGGCGGCTCGGCCTCCACGCGGTCAAATATCCCGTAGTCTATTTTCAATGTTTTGAGCGATTCCTCAACTCCGGCGGTCAGACCGCTCTTAATCACCCCGGCATCGGTAACGATGAGCGCCTTTCCGGAACCCATCTTTTCCACCTCGGCGCCAACCTGAGATACGGTCCCATTACCGAAAATGATTTTATTAGGGGAACGGAAGATGTTCACTTTATTCATAATTCTGTCCATAGCTATTCAACGGGGCTGAACCCGGTCACGTGATAGATATATCGCGATGGAAACCCGCTCACCGCCCGGTTCACCTTCTTTTTCAGATGACACTTGCTTTTGCGCCTGTCCTCAAACTCGATTTCAAACACATCGCCTTCGTTGAGGGACACGTAGTCGACGAGGGTCAGTTCCCCCCACCAGTTGGCCGCCGCCGGATGCTCAAAAACGTGATAATTAACATCGGCAACAAACTCGCTATCGCCCAGTTTGTACAGTTTGCCTATAGCCACATTATCGCCCAGAATTGATTGAAGCTTATGGCTATATTAACTTACGGCAGATTGAGGTGTCAATCACGGTGGTAGAGAGATATACACGGTCGGTAAGGTTTGAAGATAGTTTGAAGCTTTATTCGGCGGTAGTGTCGTAATCTAGCTTTCAAATCGAATTCCAGCTTTCGATGCCTTTACTTTTAAATAGTTTACGAAAGCGGAACATGCAACAAGCATAAACTTGGCATCTTCGAAATCTAATTCGGGGTCGTCCATCAATTTGTGGCGTATACCGTCTTCATCGCTAGTCCAACCATACAGATGGTTGAACGCGTTATTTAAAGACGGGTGTATGCTAACTTTCCCTTGTCTTCGTATCTTGCCAAGAGCATCGCCTAACGTTGCTTTAGGATTGTCTGTTATAGTAGCACAAATTGTTTCAACCGCGCTAATTGATTCCTTGATTGAATTTCGATAGTCAGGCGATTTTCTATCAGATAGCAACTCTAACGCCCTTTTCAAATGTACAACCGTTCCTGATGGTTGCGAAACTTTAAGCGCATCTTCGATTTCTGCTATTTCTTCTTCAGCCGTTATTTGTGCTATCTTACCGCCAACAAACCTATATCCAGCTAATTCGCGCTTTAGAATGCGATTGCATTCATCCATGAACTCCTCATTAGTGGATGTATAGGCAAAATTATCTGCAACAAACTGTATAAAGTCGTATACTTCGTTCCAGTCGCAACTAAAAAAGTAGTCACGTAATTCGTGGTACACATGATGCCAACTGCTTCTTGGTATTGTATCTGTTGGCACTTTGAAATATTCATCCCAAATTCTATCCATTAGAAGATAAAGCCCTGTATGTCTGTCTAGATAGGCTTTTTCATTTTTAGACCAGTAGTAATTATCAAGCAAGTTCCATAGACAATTCCGCAAACTTTCATCAATAGATTCAATTTGCATATTGCTTCTGACTTGTTTATATCCGTACCTGTAAGAAAATAAATCACTCATATATGGAATTTTACCACATCTGAAATAATGAATTTACCGCCCGCGTTTAAGCGCCAGATATATACCGCCTCATAAGCAAACCAGTCCTTCTTCTTGACGCCCACCCTACCACCTATTACAATAACTTTATACGTGCCGGGGTGGCGGAATTGGCAGACGCAGCGGACTTAAAATCCGCCGGAGCAATCCTTGTGGGTTCGAGTCCCACCCTCGGCACCATTATTAAGGCCAATGATGCCCTGGTTATTTATACTGCTGGGTTATCTCCTCGGCGCCATCCCCACCGCCTACCTTGCCGGACATATGGTCAAGCACGTTGACATCCGTCAGGTGGGCGACCAGAATATGGGCGCCGCCAATGCCTACCGTCACCTGGGCCCCAAGACGGGAATTATCGTCGGGCTGGTCGGCTTCACGCACTTCATCAGGACAAGACGACAGATACCGCACCGCGTATAAAAGGGGGTACATTTGGTCAAGAAAGAAAGAAAGGGTTTAGTCCAGGTCTTCACCGGCAACGGCAAAGGCAAGACTTCCGCCGCACTTGGCTCAATACTTCGAGCCACCGGCCACGGTCTCAAGGTCTTCATTGTCTTTTTCATGAAGGGGAAATACCCCTACGGCGAGTTCAGTTCCCTGCCCAAACTGCCGAACGTAGAGGTGGCCAGCTTTGGCCTCAGGTGCCTTATTGACCGCAACAATATTAACCCTGAGGAAATAAAACAGGCGGAGCTGGCCTTGCAGACGGCCCGCGAGGCGATGCTGAGCGGGAAATACGACATGGTGGTTCTCGATGAGGTCAATGTTGCCGTTTACTTCAAGCTCATACCGCTTGACGACGTAATCAAACTCATTGAGGAAAAACCGCCGGAAGTGGAGCTCATTTTAACCGGCCGCTATGCCGAAGGCGCAGTTATCGAGCGCGCCGACCTCGTTACCGAGATGATAAAAGTAAAACATCCGTACGACCGGGGAGTGAAAGCGCGGAAGGGCATTGAATATTAATGAAGTAGGCAGAGCGGTTCATTGCCCTTGACTGAGTTAACCATCAGCGATAATATTAAATTGTAATATTCTGTAACATGGGGGTGAGATTATGGCTGTTTATGTGATGCTAAGTACATTAACCGACGAGGGGAGAAAAACGCTCAAGTCAAATCCGAAGAGACTCCAGGAAGTAAACAAGGAAGTTGAATCCATGGGCGTCAAGATACTGGCCCAATACGCCCTTCTGGGACCGTACGATTTCATCAATATCCTTGAAGCCCCGGACAACAAGGCCATATCCAGAATAGCCATTGAACTCGGCTCAAGGGGCACACTTCAGACAATGACTATGGCCGCTATGTCGGTCGAGGACCTCACCGGGTAACAGCCGGGAGTTTGCTGGAGTTATTTTGCGTCCCAAGCTTCTCCTCGGAACCAATAACCGGGCCAAGGTGCGCGAGTATCGGAGCCTGCTTCCCAACATTGATTACGAAATAGTGACCATGGTCGAACAGGGTATCTCAGTTGAGGTTGAGGAAGTAGGCGAAAGTATGGAGGAAAATGCCTGCTTGAAGGCGACGGTCATCGCGGAAAAGAGCCGGTTGCTTACTCTGGCCGATGATTCAGGACTGGAAGTGGATGCGCTGGGTGGGGAACCGGGGAGGCTTTCCGCCCGTTACGCCGGCGAAAACGCAACCGATACGGAGCGTGTTGAATACCTTTTAAAGCGAATGAATGGCATACCCTGGGAGGACAGGGCCGCCCGTTTTCGCTGCGTGATTGCCCTGGCAACGCCTGATGGGAGAGTGGAGCTATGCGCCGGCGAATGCCCCGGCTTCATTACATTTGAACCTCGCGGTGAGCACGGTTTCGGCTACGACCCCATTTTCTATCTGCCCGAGCTGGATAAAACCATGGCTGAACTCTCCCTCGCGCAAAAAAATAAAATCAGCCACCGCGGTCAGGCTGCAAAGAAGGCAGCACAGGCCCTGCGAAATATGGTATCTTAATTAATAGCTTCGTCTTTACGGGAGACATAGCATTATATGACCGGACTTTCTGACTCGTTTCAGCGCCCCATAGACTATCTGCGCATCTCGGTCACCGACCGTTGCAACCTGCGCTGTGTCTACTGCATGCCCACTGAGGGCATCGACCTGCTGGCACACGAAGATATCCTGAGCTATGAGGAGATATACCGGGTTGCCACAGCCGCGGCCGAACTGGGTATCAATAAGGTGCGAATTACCGGCGGGGAACCGCTGGTACGCATCGGCCTCTCCAGCCTCGTCGGGATGCTGGCACAGATAGAAGCCATAGACGACATTGCCCTCACCACCAACGGCATTCTGCTGGCCCGGTACGCCGACGAGTTGAAGGCAGCCGGACTGCGCCGGGTGAACATCAGCCTGGATACACTCAAACCAGATAAGTTCAGACTTATCACCCGCGGCGGCGACCTTGATGACGTGCTGGAGGGCATAGAGGCCGCCAATACCGCCGGACTTAACCCGATTAAGATTAACGCGGTGGTTATGGCCGGGAGCAACGATGACGAGTTGCTCGACTTTGCCCGCAAAACGGTCGATGAGGGATGGCACGTCCGCTTCATCGAACACATGCCTTTCAACAGTGAAATGGCCAGTTCGTCTTTCGTTTCGGTCAACGAGGTACGGGAGCGTCTGGCTTCGCTTGGTGAGCTAGAGCCCTGCACGTTCAAAGGCAACGGGCCGGCGAAATACTATCGCCTGCCTCAGGCGAAGGGCACCATCGGCTTCATCACGCCGATAAGCGAGCATTTCTGCTTTCACTGCAACCGTCTCCGCCTCACCGCCGATGGCAGGCTCCGGCCCTGCTTGCTGAGCGAACAGGAAATTGACCTGCGCCAGCCGCTGCGCCAGGGGATATCCGCCGAAGAGCTGAAAAAATTGATAAAAAGAGCGGTGGACAGCAAGCCGCGGAAACACAGACTTGCGGAAGGGCTGGTGCCAAAAGATAGGCCTTTCTCCCAGGTGGGGGGTTAATTATGAAAAAACTGACCCATATGGACGAATCAGGTCGTCCCAAAATGGTTGATATCACGGAAAAGCCAGACACCCACCGACAGGCGGTCGCCAGGGGCCTGGTGAGGATGCAGCCGGACACCCTTGAACTGATTAAAAAGGGGCGGATGGCAAAAGGAGACGTGCTTGCCGTAGCCCAGCTCGCCGGGATAATGGCCGCCAAACAGACGCCAGACCTGATACCGCTCTGCCATCCCCTCCTTATCGGCGATGTCGGAATCGAGTTCAATATCGATGAGAAGGAAAGCACTGTGGAAATCACGGCTACCGTAGAGAGTACCGGAAAAACCGGCGTCGAGATGGAAGCACTCACCGCCACCGCTGTCGCCGCCCTCACCATCTACGATATGTGTAAAGCGGTTGACCGGGGCATGAGGATAGAAAATATCCGCCTGGTGAGGAAAAGCGGCGGGAAAAGCGGCACCATAACCCTTGAATAGAACCGATAATTGTTATATACTATTGCACCATAGCATTAATTGGGGGTAATAATCATGAAGTTATCATGTCTGCAGGAGAACCTTAACCGGGGACTCAACATAGTAGGGAGAGCGGTTGCCGCCCGGACCACTCTGCCCATTACCAATAATATCCTTCTCACCACCGACCAATCTCGCCTCAAGCTCGCTGCCACCAACCTGGAAATGGCCATCACCTGCTGGATTGGTGCCAAGATAGAAGAAGAAGGTGCCATCACCGTTCCCGCCCGACTGCTCACCGAGTTCATCAGTTCCCTGCCCAACGATAAGATAGACATCAGCCTTTCGCCCCGCACCAAGACCCTGGAACTGAAATGTGCCCGCTTTGAGGCGCGCATATCCGGGGTCGATGCCAAGGACTTCCCGCCAATACCCAAGGTTGAGGAGGGAGTCACCACCAAGGCAGAGGTTGAGGCTTTCCAGCAGGGCATCAATCAGGTCGTCTTCGCCGCTGCTACAGAGGAGTCGCGACCGGTGCTCACCGGCGTTGATGCCCAGTTCAAGGATGATGTGCTTACCCTGGCGGCGGCTGATGGTTTCAGGCTGGCCGTCTTCCACCTGCCGCTCGCTGCGCCGGTAGAAGAGCCGGCCGAGGTCATTGTCCCCGCCCGCACACTCGCTGAGTTGAACCGCCTGATGGCCGACCAGGAGGAACCGGTTGAAATAACGGTAAATCCCAACAAGAGTCAGGCTTTGTTTCGTCTGAAAGATATTGAGCTGGTATCACAGCTCGTCCAGGGGACATTCCCCAATTACACACAGCTCATCCCTCAGAGCTCCAATACGCGTATGGTAGTCAGCGTCGACGAATTCCTGAGAGCAACGAAGACGGCTTCAATCTTCGCCCGCGATGGCAGCGGCATTGTTCGCCTTGTCATCACCCCGGGCGCCGCCAAAACGCCGGGCAAACTGACCGTTTCCGCACGCTCCGAAGAGATAGGTGATGACGTTGGGGAAATCGATGCCACAGTTGAAGGTGAGGAGTCCAAGATTGCTTTTAACGGGAAATACCTCACCGAAGTCCTCAGCGTCCTTCACGAGACGCAGGTAGCTCTGGAAACAACCAACCCCTCAAGCCCCGGGGTCATCCGCCCCATAGGCGTGGACAACTATCTCCACGTTGTCATGCCGATGTTTGTCCAGTGGTGATGTAGTAATAGTCTTAAAAAAAGAGGGGGCATCATTGCTCCCCTTTCTATTTAACATTCTGACGAAATGTTCAATAGAAAGAAGCTCTTGGACAAGGACAACTCAACTACTTAAAGTGTTCATTACTATTGGATTAAGCTTTTACTCTAAGGGCTACGAATATAATACCTGGTCCAGCGTGAGCCCCTAATGCAGGTCCCAGTCTAACTAATCGAATCTTCTCTTTGGAGAATATAGAATCCATACGCTCAGCTAGAGTCTGCGCTTCATCAGGCGTGGTACTATACACGATGGACAAATCCTCAATACCTGTGGTCTTTTTCACAAAGTCAACCAATCGTTCTATACCATCAGCACGTTTGCGAACCTGACCGGCCGACTCCAGTTCTCCGTCTTTCATCGTTAACATTGGCTTCACTGCCAATATTGAGCCTAGAAGCGCCCTTGTCTTACCAATGCGGCCACCTCGAGCCAGATATTTTAACGTATCAAGAAGACCGAGCAAACGGATACCGGGAATAATCCGTTTTACCTCTTCCGTCACCTGCGGTAAATCCTTTCCAGACTTGGTAATGGAGTTAGCCGCCATAACCAGCATTCCCAGGCCCATTGTCACCAACTTAGAGTCTACAACCTCAATTGGACACTCTGTTTCTACGAGTTCTTTGCCCCGTTGCGCTGAGTTACAGGTGGCGCTGATTTTACTGGAGATGTGAATGGAAATAATCCCGTCAGCGTCTTGAGACAGCTTCTCGTAGACACTGGCAAAATCACGCGGTGTTGGCGGTTCGGTGCTGGGATGAGCAGGGTCACTTATTAACCTCTGGTAAAATTCGTCTTCACTGATGTCCACCCGGTCACGGTAAACTTCACCGCCAAATTTAACGTAGACCGGCACCACGGTAATACCCAGCTCCTCTGCCAGTCCAGGTGGCAGGTCAGCAGTACTGTCGGTAACAATCTTGATTTTCATCAATCATTATCTCCCTTAATGTTTTAGCTGCTACAAGCCTCTGGATTAAAGCATATTACACTATTCATACGCCAGTGTTTCCCGCACGCTCATCTTGATAGCGCGGTATGCGGGTAACAGGCTGGCGACAACCGAGACAACCACCACGATTATGAACCAGGTAACGAGACCAATTGGTAGAAAGACGAAAACCAGGGGTTGGTCAATAATCATCTGTCCCAGCATAGCGTTGAAAAGCAGGGTCACCGGTATACTGAGGGGAATCGCTAACACCCAGCTGATGATTCCGATAAGCAGTCCCTCAATGAGGACGATACCACCCACCATGCTGTTGGAGGCGCCGATGGAGCGCATCACGCCAATCTCGCGGGTACGCTCCATCACGTTCAGGCTCATGATGCCGGCCAGCCCCAGCCCGCCAATCAGTGCCGACATAGCGGCCATTGCCATCAGAAACATAATCAGGAAATCGAACTGGCTGGCAATAGACCCGGCAAACTCAGCTATAGTGGACGACTGGCCAACCTTGATTCCGGCGTCTTTAAGACGCTGCTTAACGGCTTCTGCCTGCATGAATTGAGACTGTCCGTCTTTTTGTTCCGTACTGACACTCATCGTCACAGCCTGACCAGGATTCCCTCTGATTCGCGAAAGGTAGTTGAAATCGGCAAAGCCGACACCTTCCCAGGCCATCAGCATGATACCCGCTACTTTCCAGCGGTATTCCCTGTCATTTACCTCTACCACAATCTCGTCGCCAGCATGAACGTCCGACATCCATCTGGCCAATTCACTGGAGAGGACGATGGCATTCCGGTCATTTTCCTCCAGCCAGCGCCCCGAGAGCATAGTTGGCTGGATAAAGTCTGAATCAGGAGGCAGGCCGGTAACTTCAAACGAACCTCCTTTAGTCCCGTCCGGTTTGACACGCTTTACCCACAATGTCGTCCGGCCTTCCGCATGGACCACACCCGGCACCTCCTCGGCTCTGCGCTCAACCCCCTGGCTCGGATAACTGCCATCGA harbors:
- a CDS encoding corrinoid protein yields the protein MGEDKYLAALKESIISLDFDGVAKAAGEAMEAGIDPNKAINEGMVPGMAIVGDKFEKGEYFLSELVVAAEVMREGVKVVTPFIKGESASKLGKVVIATVEGDHHDLGKNIVTSLLRVQGFEVIDLGVDVATEKIITAIKEHQPSIVGMSALLTLTMPKMGEVIEALKASSMREKVKVILGGTPVTEEFAASIGADHKAVNALEGVKKCVEWVSSQERRN
- the cobO gene encoding cob(I)yrinic acid a,c-diamide adenosyltransferase, whose translation is MVKKERKGLVQVFTGNGKGKTSAALGSILRATGHGLKVFIVFFMKGKYPYGEFSSLPKLPNVEVASFGLRCLIDRNNINPEEIKQAELALQTAREAMLSGKYDMVVLDEVNVAVYFKLIPLDDVIKLIEEKPPEVELILTGRYAEGAVIERADLVTEMIKVKHPYDRGVKARKGIEY
- a CDS encoding nitroreductase family protein; its protein translation is MTLFDLIKQRKSVRRFLEKPVEREKIMMCLEAARAAPSACNSQPWKFIVVDEPELKKRLCERAFRGMYFINAFCKQAPVIVVIVSEKGRFLARIGGMFRGTRYYLIDIGIAGEHFVLQAEELGLGTCWIGWFKESAVKQVLGIPKGKKIDILIAVGYYDRKKVKSTHDREPLEKIASFNSY
- the xth gene encoding exodeoxyribonuclease III, translated to MKKFKILCWNVNGVRAAQRHSFIEWLDKESPNILCLQETKATPDQLDAGLREPGNYQVYWNYPERKGYGGVATFTKGKPTGIQTSIGVAEFDVEGRVIISEYPEFTLFNVYFPNGKKDAIRLKYKMDFYDAFFDFVEPMRQRGDRLIICGDFNTAHKEIDIARPKENEKISGFLPMERAWLDKLVAHGYVDTFRHFHPEPDQYTWWDYKTKARERNVGWRLDYFFVTENLLPFINEAFTLPEVMGSDHCPIGLILGIP
- a CDS encoding GYD domain-containing protein, producing the protein MAVYVMLSTLTDEGRKTLKSNPKRLQEVNKEVESMGVKILAQYALLGPYDFINILEAPDNKAISRIAIELGSRGTLQTMTMAAMSVEDLTG
- a CDS encoding amidohydrolase family protein, encoding MSDAGLRREEVVYLQVKNISGNTIRIRGKGDKDRTVPMTSELAEAIKPITQYMKPHDLRHAFATRLLERGVPLRMVQELMAQGMREGAVGFSTGLDYFPCRYSNEEELIKICEVVAEFNGVSVWHSRRRDLGLMESFQEVVRVAQKTGVKAHFSHYAVSDLENKGKSVEMLALIDEARANGIDITFDSYPYIAQSTLLLLFLPRWVHEGGPDAILERLSNSETKEKICTDIRSKNIPWDKVVLTCVPSAKNSIYVGQTILGAAEMAGKEVVEFVCDLLQEEELAVGHLGLLGNEEDLQRIMKHPCHMSGSDGILVGDRPNPRAWGTFPRYIARYSRELGVLSLEEVIRHIATAPAQRLGLHDRGLVKEGLAADLVVFNPETVADKATFEEPKQYPVGIDYVLVNGTVVVDKGKHTGVLKGRALLNIN
- a CDS encoding glycerol-3-phosphate acyltransferase: MPWLFILLGYLLGAIPTAYLAGHMVKHVDIRQVGDQNMGAANAYRHLGPKTGIIVGLVGFTHFIRTRRQIPHRV
- a CDS encoding iron-containing alcohol dehydrogenase — its product is MNKVNIFRSPNKIIFGNGTVSQVGAEVEKMGSGKALIVTDAGVIKSGLTAGVEESLKTLKIDYGIFDRVEAEPPARVVDECAREVNENHYDIIIGVGGGSSLDVAKGASIVATNGGKVLDYVGREMVPRAGIPKILIPTTAGTGSEVTWVFVVTDEEDNDKKVIFSYYNLADVAIVDPLLTLSMPPKLTADTGADALTHAVETYVSRTSTPFGDVLALEAIRLIGENLPVAYAKAENVEARYNMSLGATVAGLAFGSGGVGAVHALAYVLDTEYHMSHGRTNAIMLPYVVDYNKTGDLNKYARIAQAMGEITDGLSDFQAAERLVIRLHRLLEDIGIPDKLGACGISADDLPRLVAGGMKQSRLFVPNPRDLTEADVEKIYRSAL
- a CDS encoding XTP/dITP diphosphatase, whose product is MRPKLLLGTNNRAKVREYRSLLPNIDYEIVTMVEQGISVEVEEVGESMEENACLKATVIAEKSRLLTLADDSGLEVDALGGEPGRLSARYAGENATDTERVEYLLKRMNGIPWEDRAARFRCVIALATPDGRVELCAGECPGFITFEPRGEHGFGYDPIFYLPELDKTMAELSLAQKNKISHRGQAAKKAAQALRNMVS